The following proteins are co-located in the Aquarana catesbeiana isolate 2022-GZ linkage group LG02, ASM4218655v1, whole genome shotgun sequence genome:
- the HNRNPA1 gene encoding heterogeneous nuclear ribonucleoprotein A1 isoform X3 has product MHKSEEPEQLRKLFIGGLSFETTDESLRNHFEQWGALTDCVVMRDPGSKRSRGFGFVTYANTEEVDAAMNARPHRVDGRMVEPKRAVSREDSQRPGAHLTVKKIFVGGIKEDTEESHLRDYFEQYGKIEAVEIMTDRTNGKKRGFAFVTFEDHDSVDKIVIQKYHTINDHNCEVRKALSRQEMSTASSSQRGRGGGGGGNFGRGGGGFGGSESYGGRGGNFGGSRGGGGFSGRGGYGGGNDGGYNNGFGNDGYGSNPPYSGNRGYGGGQGYGGGGGQAGYGGSGGGYDGYSGGGSGFGGGNGNFGGSSGGGGSGSYSDFGSFNNQSSSNFGPMKGGNYSARNSGPYSGGEKPFNSGGGYGGGSSGGSGYGGGRRF; this is encoded by the exons ATGCACAAGTCAGAG GAACCTGAACAACTCCGCAAGCTTTTCATTGGCGGTTTAAGCTTCGAGACGACAGATGAAAGCCTTCGAAACCATTTTGAACAATGGGGCGCCCTAACCGACTGTGTG GTCATGAGAGATCCAGGCTCAAAACGATCCCGTGGCTTTGGCTTTGTTACTTATGCTAACACTGAGGAAGTTGATGCTGCTATGAACGCAAGACCGCATAGGGTGGATGGTCGCATGGTGGAGCCTAAACGAGCAGTTTCCAGAGAG GACTCCCAAAGACCAGGAGCACATCTAACTGTAAAGAAAATCTTTGTTGGAGGAATAAAAGAGGACACAGAAGAATCTCACTTACGAGACTATTTTGAACAGTATGGAAAGATAGAAGCTGTTGAGATAATGACAGACCGCACTAATGGCAAGAAAAGGGGGTTTGCCTTTGTTACTTTTGAAGACCACGATTCAGTCGACAAAATTGTCA TTCAGAAATACCATACCATCAATGACCACAATTGTGAAGTAAGGAAAGCTTTGTCCAGGCAAGAGATGTCCACAGCATCGTCCAGCCAAAGAG GACgtggtggcggaggaggaggaaacTTTGGacgtggtggtggtggttttggtgGCAGTGAAAGCTATGGTGGCCGCGGAGGAAACTTTGGTGGAAGCAGGGGGGGTG GTGGTTTTAGTGGACGTGGTGGATATGGAGGTGGCAATGATGGTGGCTACAACAACGGATTTGGCAATGATGGATATGGAAGCAACCCACCCTACTCTGGAAACCGTGGATATGGAGGTGGACAAGGTTATGGAGGAGGCGGTGGCCAAGCTGGTTATGGTGGAAGTGGTGGTGGATACGATGGCTATAGTGGCGGGGGCAGTGGATTTGGTGGTGGAAATG gaaactttggtggcagcagtggtggcGGTGGTAGCGGCAGCTACAGTGACTTTGGCAGCTTCAATAACCAGTCATCTTCAAACTTTGGGCCAATGAAAGGTGGAAATTACAGTGCAAGGAATTCTGGACCTTATAGTGGTGGTGAGAAACCTTTTAATAGTGGTG gtggcTATGGAGGTGGTTCCAGCGGTGGCAGTGGATATGGtggcggaagaagattttaa
- the HNRNPA1 gene encoding heterogeneous nuclear ribonucleoprotein A1 isoform X2: MHKSEAPKEPEQLRKLFIGGLSFETTDESLRNHFEQWGALTDCVVMRDPGSKRSRGFGFVTYANTEEVDAAMNARPHRVDGRMVEPKRAVSREDSQRPGAHLTVKKIFVGGIKEDTEESHLRDYFEQYGKIEAVEIMTDRTNGKKRGFAFVTFEDHDSVDKIVIQKYHTINDHNCEVRKALSRQEMSTASSSQRGRGGGGGGNFGRGGGGFGGSESYGGRGGNFGGSRGGGGFSGRGGYGGGNDGGYNNGFGNDGYGSNPPYSGNRGYGGGQGYGGGGGQAGYGGSGGGYDGYSGGGSGFGGGNGNFGGSSGGGGSGSYSDFGSFNNQSSSNFGPMKGGNYSARNSGPYSGGEKPFNSGGGYGGGSSGGSGYGGGRRF; the protein is encoded by the exons ATGCACAAGTCAGAG GCACCCAAGGAACCTGAACAACTCCGCAAGCTTTTCATTGGCGGTTTAAGCTTCGAGACGACAGATGAAAGCCTTCGAAACCATTTTGAACAATGGGGCGCCCTAACCGACTGTGTG GTCATGAGAGATCCAGGCTCAAAACGATCCCGTGGCTTTGGCTTTGTTACTTATGCTAACACTGAGGAAGTTGATGCTGCTATGAACGCAAGACCGCATAGGGTGGATGGTCGCATGGTGGAGCCTAAACGAGCAGTTTCCAGAGAG GACTCCCAAAGACCAGGAGCACATCTAACTGTAAAGAAAATCTTTGTTGGAGGAATAAAAGAGGACACAGAAGAATCTCACTTACGAGACTATTTTGAACAGTATGGAAAGATAGAAGCTGTTGAGATAATGACAGACCGCACTAATGGCAAGAAAAGGGGGTTTGCCTTTGTTACTTTTGAAGACCACGATTCAGTCGACAAAATTGTCA TTCAGAAATACCATACCATCAATGACCACAATTGTGAAGTAAGGAAAGCTTTGTCCAGGCAAGAGATGTCCACAGCATCGTCCAGCCAAAGAG GACgtggtggcggaggaggaggaaacTTTGGacgtggtggtggtggttttggtgGCAGTGAAAGCTATGGTGGCCGCGGAGGAAACTTTGGTGGAAGCAGGGGGGGTG GTGGTTTTAGTGGACGTGGTGGATATGGAGGTGGCAATGATGGTGGCTACAACAACGGATTTGGCAATGATGGATATGGAAGCAACCCACCCTACTCTGGAAACCGTGGATATGGAGGTGGACAAGGTTATGGAGGAGGCGGTGGCCAAGCTGGTTATGGTGGAAGTGGTGGTGGATACGATGGCTATAGTGGCGGGGGCAGTGGATTTGGTGGTGGAAATG gaaactttggtggcagcagtggtggcGGTGGTAGCGGCAGCTACAGTGACTTTGGCAGCTTCAATAACCAGTCATCTTCAAACTTTGGGCCAATGAAAGGTGGAAATTACAGTGCAAGGAATTCTGGACCTTATAGTGGTGGTGAGAAACCTTTTAATAGTGGTG gtggcTATGGAGGTGGTTCCAGCGGTGGCAGTGGATATGGtggcggaagaagattttaa
- the HNRNPA1 gene encoding heterogeneous nuclear ribonucleoprotein A1 isoform X1: MHKSEAPKEPEQLRKLFIGGLSFETTDESLRNHFEQWGALTDCVVMRDPGSKRSRGFGFVTYANTEEVDAAMNARPHRVDGRMVEPKRAVSREDSQRPGAHLTVKKIFVGGIKEDTEESHLRDYFEQYGKIEAVEIMTDRTNGKKRGFAFVTFEDHDSVDKIVIQKYHTINDHNCEVRKALSRQEMSTASSSQRGRGGGGGGNFGRGGGGFGGSESYGGRGGNFGGSRGGGGFSGRGGYGGGNDGGYNNGFGNDGYGSNPPYSGNRGYGGGQGYGGGGGQAGYGGSGGGYDGYSGGGSGFGGGNGNWQDYIVSFLTPFFMSLFLLNIFYFFKGNFGGSSGGGGSGSYSDFGSFNNQSSSNFGPMKGGNYSARNSGPYSGGGYGGGSSGGSGYGGGRRF; this comes from the exons ATGCACAAGTCAGAG GCACCCAAGGAACCTGAACAACTCCGCAAGCTTTTCATTGGCGGTTTAAGCTTCGAGACGACAGATGAAAGCCTTCGAAACCATTTTGAACAATGGGGCGCCCTAACCGACTGTGTG GTCATGAGAGATCCAGGCTCAAAACGATCCCGTGGCTTTGGCTTTGTTACTTATGCTAACACTGAGGAAGTTGATGCTGCTATGAACGCAAGACCGCATAGGGTGGATGGTCGCATGGTGGAGCCTAAACGAGCAGTTTCCAGAGAG GACTCCCAAAGACCAGGAGCACATCTAACTGTAAAGAAAATCTTTGTTGGAGGAATAAAAGAGGACACAGAAGAATCTCACTTACGAGACTATTTTGAACAGTATGGAAAGATAGAAGCTGTTGAGATAATGACAGACCGCACTAATGGCAAGAAAAGGGGGTTTGCCTTTGTTACTTTTGAAGACCACGATTCAGTCGACAAAATTGTCA TTCAGAAATACCATACCATCAATGACCACAATTGTGAAGTAAGGAAAGCTTTGTCCAGGCAAGAGATGTCCACAGCATCGTCCAGCCAAAGAG GACgtggtggcggaggaggaggaaacTTTGGacgtggtggtggtggttttggtgGCAGTGAAAGCTATGGTGGCCGCGGAGGAAACTTTGGTGGAAGCAGGGGGGGTG GTGGTTTTAGTGGACGTGGTGGATATGGAGGTGGCAATGATGGTGGCTACAACAACGGATTTGGCAATGATGGATATGGAAGCAACCCACCCTACTCTGGAAACCGTGGATATGGAGGTGGACAAGGTTATGGAGGAGGCGGTGGCCAAGCTGGTTATGGTGGAAGTGGTGGTGGATACGATGGCTATAGTGGCGGGGGCAGTGGATTTGGTGGTGGAAATGGTAATTGGCAAGATTATATTGTGTCGTTTCTTACCCCTTTTTTCATGTCTTtgtttcttctaaatattttttatttttttaaaggaaactttggtggcagcagtggtggcGGTGGTAGCGGCAGCTACAGTGACTTTGGCAGCTTCAATAACCAGTCATCTTCAAACTTTGGGCCAATGAAAGGTGGAAATTACAGTGCAAGGAATTCTGGACCTTATAGTGGTG gtggcTATGGAGGTGGTTCCAGCGGTGGCAGTGGATATGGtggcggaagaagattttaa